Proteins encoded within one genomic window of Thiothrix litoralis:
- a CDS encoding NAD-dependent epimerase: protein MRVLITGVAGFIGMHLALQLLQRGDEVVGIDNFNDYYDVRLKESRLQRVVDADTAGKFTFIRLDLADRAGMAKLFAEEGLDAVVNLAAQAGVRYSIENPLAYIDSNLVGFGHILEGCRHNGVKHLVYASSSSVYGANESMPFSVHDNVDHPLSLYAASKKANELMAHTYSHLYNLPTTGLRFFTVYGPWSRPDMAMFKFTQAILAGQPIDVFNYGKHRRDFTYIDDIVEGVIRTLDHTARPNPEWSGMTPDPGTSKAPWRVYNIGNQNPVELMDYIRAIEEALGKKAELNLLPLQPGDVPDTYADVDALVQDVDYRPSMSVDEGTRRFVQWYREYYQV from the coding sequence ATGCGCGTATTGATCACTGGGGTTGCCGGTTTCATCGGAATGCACCTCGCCCTGCAACTGTTGCAGCGTGGGGATGAAGTCGTCGGTATCGACAATTTCAACGACTATTACGATGTCCGCTTGAAAGAAAGCCGCTTACAGCGCGTGGTGGATGCTGATACCGCCGGTAAATTCACATTCATCCGCCTCGATCTGGCTGACCGTGCGGGCATGGCGAAACTGTTTGCCGAAGAAGGGCTGGATGCGGTGGTAAACCTTGCCGCGCAAGCCGGGGTACGTTATTCCATTGAAAACCCGCTGGCTTACATCGACAGTAATCTGGTGGGGTTTGGGCACATTCTGGAAGGTTGCCGCCATAACGGGGTCAAGCATCTGGTGTATGCGTCATCCAGCTCGGTGTACGGGGCGAACGAATCCATGCCGTTTTCGGTGCATGATAACGTAGACCACCCGCTGTCCTTGTACGCCGCTTCCAAGAAAGCCAACGAGCTGATGGCGCATACCTATTCACATTTGTATAACTTGCCGACCACGGGTTTGCGCTTTTTCACGGTGTATGGCCCGTGGAGCCGCCCGGATATGGCGATGTTCAAATTCACCCAAGCGATTTTGGCAGGGCAGCCGATTGATGTGTTTAACTACGGCAAACACCGCCGTGATTTCACCTACATTGACGACATTGTGGAAGGGGTAATCCGCACGCTTGACCACACCGCCCGCCCGAACCCTGAGTGGAGCGGGATGACACCCGACCCCGGCACGAGTAAAGCGCCGTGGCGCGTCTATAATATCGGCAATCAGAATCCGGTTGAGTTGATGGATTACATCCGCGCCATTGAAGAAGCACTGGGGAAAAAAGCCGAGCTTAACCTGTTGCCACTACAACCCGGTGATGTGCCAGACACTTACGCTGATGTGGATGCACTGGTACAAGATGTGGATTATCGCCCCAGTATGTCGGTCGATGAGGGGACACGCCGCTTCGTTCAGTGGTATCGTGAATACTATCAAGTTTAA
- the gspC gene encoding type II secretion system protein GspC — MQGTQHSRLFERLLGRAPDYVSFGLVIVFGFLLARLTWMLFPAEPRPLLNDSASSSVGSAASPANSLGDKLASYHLFGQYQADGSKPAPTNIQQTQLALKLQGVYAPSRNKGFAVIEDAGQQKTYAIGDKIGASGATLEQVLADHVLLRRNGLLEKLMLPKPESSGGGMAFAAGLDSAPADMPMTEYSAPPEMMPPPDMFTPSEGAVPPPQPEMEQPAPEQPAIPAASANDLGDFRQSVLNNNMRLMEVASPQPYERDGKFLGFQLSPGSNVAMFNQLGLQAGDIVTAVNGTQLENPAIAMRMLQEAGTASQINLNITRNGQEVSLPISFQ; from the coding sequence ATGCAAGGTACGCAACATTCACGCCTGTTTGAGCGCTTGCTGGGTCGCGCCCCGGATTATGTCAGTTTCGGGTTGGTGATTGTGTTCGGCTTTTTGCTGGCACGCCTGACGTGGATGTTGTTCCCGGCGGAACCCCGCCCCTTGCTTAACGATTCCGCGTCAAGCAGCGTTGGCAGTGCCGCCTCGCCAGCCAACAGCTTGGGGGACAAGCTAGCAAGCTACCATTTATTTGGGCAATATCAGGCCGATGGCAGCAAACCTGCCCCTACCAATATTCAGCAGACGCAACTCGCCCTGAAACTGCAAGGGGTGTACGCTCCTTCCCGGAACAAAGGCTTTGCGGTGATCGAAGATGCAGGCCAGCAAAAAACCTATGCGATCGGTGACAAGATCGGTGCTTCTGGGGCGACGCTGGAACAGGTGCTGGCAGACCATGTGTTGTTGCGGCGCAATGGCTTGCTGGAAAAGCTGATGTTGCCTAAACCGGAAAGCAGCGGTGGCGGCATGGCTTTTGCTGCGGGGCTGGATAGTGCGCCAGCCGATATGCCCATGACTGAGTATTCTGCGCCACCCGAGATGATGCCGCCGCCCGATATGTTTACCCCCAGTGAAGGTGCAGTGCCACCACCACAGCCAGAGATGGAGCAGCCAGCACCGGAACAGCCCGCGATACCGGCGGCTTCGGCTAATGATTTGGGCGATTTCCGTCAGTCCGTACTCAATAACAATATGCGCCTGATGGAAGTGGCTAGCCCACAACCTTATGAGCGTGATGGCAAGTTTCTGGGGTTTCAGTTAAGCCCTGGCAGCAATGTCGCCATGTTCAACCAGTTGGGCCTACAGGCCGGTGATATTGTGACTGCTGTGAATGGTACACAACTGGAAAACCCTGCGATTGCGATGCGCATGTTGCAGGAAGCGGGAACTGCTTCGCAAATCAACCTGAATATCACCCGCAACGGTCAGGAAGTGTCGCTGCCGATCAGTTTCCAGTAA
- a CDS encoding response regulator transcription factor, translated as MNKHILIADDDPHIRDVIGFALEKAGMQVTQTEDGRQALDTFRQHPTDLMVLDINMPELDGLEVCREIRKFSEVPILFLSSRDDEIDRILGLEIGGDDYVTKPFSPRELVARINVILKRTQQQHSKPAAELPQGTLCHGKLSIQPEQHTACWDSIALSLTATEFAMLQLFARQPTRVFSRDSIMGNAYDSNVYVSDRTIDSHIRHIRQKFADAGCENVIETVHGVGYKLAACQ; from the coding sequence ATGAACAAACATATCCTCATTGCAGACGACGACCCTCATATCCGCGATGTGATCGGCTTTGCGCTGGAAAAAGCGGGAATGCAGGTCACGCAAACCGAAGACGGGCGACAGGCACTCGACACGTTCCGCCAGCACCCCACCGACCTGATGGTGCTCGACATTAATATGCCGGAGCTCGACGGGCTGGAAGTCTGCCGCGAAATTCGCAAGTTTTCCGAAGTGCCGATTTTGTTCCTGTCTTCGCGTGATGATGAAATTGACCGTATCTTGGGGCTAGAAATCGGCGGCGATGATTACGTCACCAAACCCTTCAGCCCGCGTGAACTGGTGGCACGCATCAACGTCATCCTCAAACGCACCCAGCAACAGCACAGCAAGCCTGCGGCTGAATTACCGCAAGGAACCTTGTGCCACGGCAAGCTCAGCATCCAGCCCGAACAGCACACTGCCTGTTGGGATAGCATCGCCTTAAGCCTGACCGCCACCGAATTTGCCATGTTGCAACTGTTCGCCCGCCAACCCACCCGCGTATTCAGCCGCGACAGCATTATGGGCAATGCCTATGACAGCAATGTGTATGTCAGCGACCGCACCATCGACAGTCATATCCGCCATATTCGCCAGAAATTTGCCGACGCAGGCTGTGAAAATGTGATTGAAACCGTGCACGGGGTCGGCTATAAACTCGCGGCTTGCCAATAG
- the fusA gene encoding elongation factor G codes for MTDLTLYRNIGIFAHVDAGKTTTTERILKLTGKIHKIGEVHDGAATTDFMVQEAERGITIQSAATTCFWKDHRFNVIDTPGHVDFTIEVYRSLKVLDGGIGVFCGSGGVEPQSETNWRYANDSGVARVIFVNKLDRLGADFYRVVKQVEDVLGARPLVMVLPIGVEDGFCGIVDLLTRKAWVWDNSGDPMSYEIQDPPADMADKIEEWREKLIETAVEQDDDMMEMYLGGEEPSLEDIKRCIRKGTIALDFFPTFAGSAFKNKGVQNVLDGVVDYLPSPVEVKPQPEVDLEGNPTGEFAIVDANRPLRALAFKIMDDKYGALTFTRIYSGTMKTGDTILNTFTGKTERVGRMVEMHADEANAIDFAQAGDIIALVGLKNVQTGHTLSDVKNPATLEPMVFPDPVISLAISPKNKAGAEKMGVALNKMAKEDPSFRIETDQETGETILKGMGELHLDIKVDILLRTHGVEVNIGKPQVAYRESITSRVEDSYTHKKQSGGSGQYGKIDYTIEPNEVGAGYAFESVVVGGSVPREFWPAIDKGFRDSMVKGPLAGYPVVDVKVTLREGGFHAVDSSAIAFEIAAKGGYRQTMPKAGPQILEPIMKVDVFAPDSHVGDVIGDLNRRRAMIKNQDTAPIGARIKADVPLSEMFGYIGDLRTMTSGRGQFSMEFSHYAACPKSVSEQVIKEAQERKKALEAEK; via the coding sequence ATGACTGATTTAACACTTTACCGAAATATTGGCATTTTTGCCCACGTTGACGCGGGCAAGACTACTACCACAGAACGTATCCTGAAGCTGACCGGCAAAATCCACAAGATCGGTGAAGTACATGACGGTGCGGCGACCACCGACTTCATGGTGCAGGAAGCAGAACGCGGGATCACTATCCAGTCTGCGGCAACGACCTGTTTCTGGAAAGACCATCGTTTTAACGTTATTGATACTCCAGGGCACGTTGACTTCACCATTGAAGTGTACCGTTCACTGAAAGTACTGGATGGCGGTATTGGCGTATTCTGTGGTTCCGGCGGTGTTGAGCCTCAGTCTGAAACCAACTGGCGTTATGCCAACGATTCCGGCGTTGCTCGTGTCATCTTCGTTAACAAACTTGACCGTCTGGGTGCTGATTTCTACCGCGTTGTGAAGCAGGTAGAAGACGTACTGGGCGCACGCCCACTGGTCATGGTATTGCCCATCGGTGTTGAAGACGGGTTCTGTGGCATCGTTGACCTGCTGACTCGTAAAGCTTGGGTCTGGGACAATTCCGGCGACCCGATGAGCTACGAAATTCAGGATCCACCAGCGGACATGGCTGACAAGATCGAAGAATGGCGTGAAAAGCTGATCGAAACAGCGGTTGAGCAAGACGACGACATGATGGAAATGTACCTCGGTGGTGAGGAACCTTCCCTTGAAGACATCAAGCGTTGCATCCGTAAAGGTACCATCGCGCTGGACTTCTTCCCGACGTTTGCTGGCTCCGCCTTCAAGAACAAAGGCGTACAAAACGTACTCGACGGCGTGGTTGATTACCTGCCTAGCCCGGTTGAAGTTAAACCACAGCCTGAAGTTGACCTCGAAGGCAACCCGACTGGCGAATTCGCGATTGTTGATGCTAACCGCCCACTGCGTGCGCTGGCGTTCAAGATCATGGATGACAAATACGGTGCACTGACCTTTACCCGTATCTATTCCGGTACCATGAAAACCGGCGACACCATCCTCAATACCTTCACCGGCAAAACCGAACGGGTAGGCCGCATGGTGGAAATGCACGCGGATGAAGCCAACGCTATCGACTTCGCCCAAGCAGGTGACATTATCGCGCTGGTTGGTCTGAAGAACGTACAAACCGGTCATACCCTGTCTGATGTGAAGAATCCGGCTACTCTCGAACCGATGGTATTCCCTGATCCGGTTATCTCTTTGGCTATCTCACCAAAGAACAAAGCCGGTGCAGAAAAAATGGGTGTTGCTCTCAACAAGATGGCGAAAGAAGACCCGTCTTTCCGCATCGAAACTGACCAAGAAACTGGCGAAACCATCCTCAAAGGCATGGGCGAGTTGCATCTGGACATCAAGGTCGACATCCTGCTGCGTACTCATGGTGTGGAAGTGAACATTGGTAAACCACAAGTTGCTTACCGTGAATCCATCACCAGCCGCGTTGAAGACAGCTATACCCACAAGAAGCAGTCGGGTGGTTCTGGTCAATACGGTAAAATCGACTACACCATCGAACCAAACGAAGTCGGCGCAGGTTATGCGTTTGAATCTGTGGTTGTGGGTGGTTCCGTACCACGTGAATTCTGGCCTGCGATCGACAAAGGCTTCCGCGATAGCATGGTAAAAGGCCCATTGGCTGGCTACCCTGTGGTTGACGTGAAAGTCACCTTGCGCGAAGGGGGTTTCCATGCGGTTGACTCCTCTGCCATCGCGTTTGAAATTGCGGCGAAAGGCGGCTACCGTCAAACCATGCCAAAAGCTGGCCCGCAAATCCTTGAGCCGATCATGAAAGTTGACGTATTCGCACCAGATTCCCACGTAGGTGATGTTATCGGTGACTTGAACCGTCGCCGTGCGATGATCAAAAATCAGGATACTGCTCCCATCGGTGCACGTATCAAAGCTGACGTGCCGTTGAGCGAAATGTTTGGTTACATTGGCGACTTGCGTACCATGACTTCCGGTCGTGGCCAGTTCTCGATGGAATTCTCACATTACGCCGCTTGCCCTAAATCTGTTTCTGAACAGGTTATCAAGGAAGCGCAAGAGCGTAAGAAAGCACTGGAAGCTGAGAAGTAA
- a CDS encoding PKD domain-containing protein, which produces MKTNQLLPVLVAGTLLSACGGGTTTSSTTTGGTTTTSLTNNGVNTTLADASSVYTGSRILALLNTTNSMDFVNLVLGTENINDNITAPRPANNATPSKTSLASAVQASLLQPQRILSALAAQQIAAQHYQARSVNINDTCPGGGTAAVTGEVSDTTFTGTLQVIYSQCKSENVVTNGTAMLVIHAFNVPTLQATSYTVSMKGLGIRVDDVPYTTTGTLRTDLNLATGQSTLLVNQYQRNLSTGKQQLAENITMLVENSGYTNISGKFCEGVQGCVNATTVKPFLFAADGVPLEGEILLNGAASSKVQVIAQGYDTSTPPQRNLQVNLDTDGDGVYESPSVRNESVLKNFSITPNVAPQAVIAALPVSTTLGATLTLDASQTTDLEGDFLTYQWTLEAAPQGSNATLTAADSVTASFTPAQQGTYTFSLKATDAFGNTNLATRDLTVMNTANPLSSNAVDAAYSDTLDQLITVSSLPGNTLNITNPTSGRQQSVTLQLPPTSLAISPDGKTAVVGHDGAITQVDLETAEILNFYGNIGFKVFDIALGSDSKAYLTPPASMQWSYLYVVDLTTGVVQEDLSTTTSKRLFGGTHLQVIPALQAVYTLDTTGSPSNNLNRYDTSTTQPVWLYDSPYQGQYDLGGTASNVWATDDGMYLLSAGGTLFQTANQQAADMRYQRTLSDDDGKVETYLVHADHSQKAAKFVAIEKATAYRLKTYTTPLLNRETSVSLQGMSIDGSSEVVKPVFVFFNANGTERYAVLEQGGKSYLMAF; this is translated from the coding sequence ATGAAAACCAATCAACTTTTGCCTGTACTCGTGGCAGGCACACTTTTGAGCGCGTGCGGTGGCGGCACAACCACCTCCAGCACCACAACGGGGGGCACGACCACCACCAGCCTTACCAACAATGGCGTCAACACCACCCTGGCAGATGCCAGCAGCGTCTACACCGGCAGCCGCATTCTGGCTTTGCTCAACACCACCAACAGCATGGATTTTGTCAATCTGGTGCTGGGTACGGAAAACATCAACGACAATATCACCGCACCACGTCCAGCGAATAATGCCACGCCCAGCAAGACCAGCCTTGCCAGCGCGGTGCAAGCTAGCCTGTTGCAACCGCAACGAATTTTATCTGCCCTCGCTGCCCAACAAATTGCCGCACAACATTATCAGGCACGCTCGGTCAACATCAATGACACCTGCCCCGGCGGCGGTACCGCTGCCGTCACCGGGGAAGTCAGCGACACCACGTTCACCGGCACGCTGCAAGTCATTTACAGCCAGTGCAAGAGCGAAAATGTCGTCACCAATGGCACCGCCATGCTGGTAATCCATGCGTTCAACGTGCCGACGCTGCAAGCGACTTCCTACACCGTCAGTATGAAAGGCTTGGGTATCCGTGTGGATGATGTGCCCTATACCACGACCGGCACCTTGCGCACCGACCTCAACCTTGCCACCGGACAAAGCACCTTGCTGGTCAACCAGTACCAGCGCAACCTGAGCACCGGCAAACAACAATTGGCCGAAAATATCACCATGCTGGTGGAAAACAGTGGTTATACCAACATCAGCGGCAAGTTCTGCGAAGGCGTGCAAGGTTGCGTCAATGCCACCACCGTCAAGCCCTTCCTGTTTGCCGCCGATGGCGTGCCACTTGAAGGCGAAATCCTCCTGAACGGTGCCGCCAGCAGCAAAGTGCAAGTGATTGCGCAAGGTTATGACACCTCCACTCCACCGCAACGTAACTTGCAGGTCAATCTGGATACCGACGGTGATGGCGTGTACGAATCACCTTCCGTGCGCAATGAATCGGTGCTGAAAAACTTTTCCATCACGCCCAATGTTGCCCCGCAAGCCGTCATCGCTGCGTTGCCTGTTTCCACCACGCTAGGCGCGACACTGACACTGGATGCGAGCCAAACCACTGACCTGGAAGGCGATTTCCTCACTTACCAGTGGACGCTGGAAGCTGCCCCGCAAGGCAGTAACGCTACTTTGACGGCGGCTGACAGCGTGACGGCCAGTTTCACACCCGCCCAGCAAGGCACGTACACCTTCAGCCTGAAAGCGACCGATGCTTTCGGTAACACCAACCTCGCGACCCGCGACCTCACGGTGATGAATACCGCTAATCCCTTGAGTAGCAATGCGGTGGATGCCGCTTACAGCGATACGCTGGATCAACTGATAACGGTCAGCAGCCTACCCGGTAATACCCTCAATATCACCAACCCCACCAGCGGCAGACAGCAAAGTGTAACCTTGCAACTGCCGCCGACCAGCCTTGCCATCAGCCCCGACGGCAAAACTGCTGTGGTCGGGCATGATGGAGCCATCACCCAAGTGGATCTGGAAACGGCTGAAATCCTGAACTTCTACGGCAATATCGGCTTCAAGGTCTTTGATATTGCGCTGGGCAGTGACAGCAAGGCTTACCTGACCCCGCCAGCCAGTATGCAATGGAGCTATTTGTATGTGGTTGACCTCACCACCGGCGTGGTACAGGAAGACCTGAGCACTACCACCAGCAAACGTTTGTTTGGCGGTACGCACCTGCAAGTCATCCCCGCTTTGCAAGCGGTTTACACGCTGGATACCACCGGCTCTCCCAGCAACAACCTGAACCGCTACGACACCAGCACCACGCAACCCGTGTGGCTGTATGACTCGCCTTACCAAGGCCAGTACGATTTGGGCGGAACAGCCAGTAATGTCTGGGCAACGGATGATGGCATGTACCTGCTCAGCGCGGGCGGAACCCTGTTCCAAACCGCCAACCAGCAAGCAGCCGACATGCGCTACCAACGTACCCTGTCAGATGATGATGGCAAGGTGGAAACCTATCTGGTACACGCCGACCATTCCCAGAAAGCCGCCAAGTTTGTCGCGATTGAAAAGGCCACTGCTTACCGCCTGAAAACCTACACTACGCCCTTGCTGAACCGCGAAACCAGCGTGTCACTGCAAGGCATGAGCATTGATGGCAGCAGTGAGGTGGTCAAGCCGGTGTTTGTGTTCTTCAATGCCAACGGTACCGAGCGTTATGCCGTGCTGGAACAGGGTGGCAAGAGCTATTTGATGGCGTTTTAA
- a CDS encoding YncE family protein, with product MNTGKILPIFLMSSVLVACGGGTGASLSGVTTGTNASTSTSTSTTTTGSGSTTTDSTSTTTGSGASESTNGTTTDSTANSNTLSLTRNAVDAEYSDALERLITVSSSPDNALNIINPTTGEQQAVPLNLAPTSLAISPDGKTAVVGHSSGVTHINLQTASVLDFYDNIGFSVFDIALSGNGMAYATPASNALWGVLKAINLGTGEVKSSLSVVQMGGSYLQLAPNQNVLYIYDKSTLPVDLIKADTASPPAGLYDSPYNGEYDIGGSSGKGLWLTEDGGYILTAGETLFSTATTQDQDMLYQRSLSDDDNDPNTRLLHADNSQEAAKFVVILDKGITGTGSEYSLKTYAMPTLNLVDEKPVSDLKPTSTSDDPVIPQFVFFNSDGTKRYAVLKQGTGTYLINF from the coding sequence ATGAATACGGGTAAAATTCTGCCAATTTTTCTAATGTCCAGCGTACTGGTCGCTTGCGGGGGTGGAACAGGCGCTTCGCTTTCCGGGGTAACGACTGGAACCAATGCATCCACGAGTACTTCCACCAGCACCACAACCACTGGTAGCGGCTCCACCACTACGGACAGCACCAGTACCACCACAGGCAGTGGCGCATCGGAGAGCACCAACGGTACAACCACCGACAGCACGGCCAACAGCAACACTTTGTCACTGACCCGCAATGCAGTCGATGCTGAATACAGCGATGCGCTGGAACGTTTGATCACGGTCAGCTCTTCACCCGACAACGCGCTGAATATCATCAACCCGACAACCGGCGAGCAACAGGCAGTGCCGCTGAACCTTGCCCCCACCAGCTTGGCGATCAGCCCGGATGGCAAAACGGCGGTGGTCGGGCATAGCAGTGGCGTTACCCACATCAACCTGCAAACTGCCAGCGTACTGGACTTCTACGACAACATTGGTTTTAGCGTGTTTGACATTGCCCTGAGCGGCAATGGCATGGCGTATGCTACCCCTGCCAGCAATGCATTGTGGGGCGTCCTCAAAGCCATTAATCTGGGGACAGGCGAAGTAAAATCGAGCCTGTCCGTGGTGCAAATGGGCGGCTCTTACCTGCAACTCGCCCCCAACCAGAATGTGCTGTATATCTATGACAAAAGTACACTACCTGTCGATTTGATTAAGGCCGACACGGCTTCCCCACCCGCTGGATTATACGACTCCCCCTACAACGGCGAGTATGATATTGGCGGCAGCAGCGGCAAGGGCTTATGGCTAACAGAAGATGGCGGCTACATCCTGACCGCAGGCGAAACCCTGTTCAGCACAGCTACCACGCAAGATCAGGACATGCTGTACCAACGCAGCCTGTCGGACGACGACAATGACCCCAACACCCGGCTGCTTCACGCTGACAATTCGCAGGAAGCTGCAAAGTTCGTGGTGATTCTGGACAAGGGCATTACCGGCACTGGCTCGGAGTACAGCCTAAAAACCTACGCCATGCCAACGCTCAATCTGGTGGATGAAAAGCCCGTCAGCGACCTGAAACCGACCAGCACCAGTGACGACCCGGTGATTCCACAGTTCGTGTTTTTCAACAGCGATGGCACAAAACGTTACGCAGTACTGAAACAGGGTACTGGCACTTATTTAATAAATTTCTAA
- a CDS encoding SDR family oxidoreductase — MPTILITGANRGIGLELTRQYAADGWNVLACCRSPENAHDLNKLVAQSGGKVSIHLLDVASDAQRASLAAQLKDQPIDILFNSAGVSGNWGTQGFGHCQTQEWLDVLHINVITPMLMMQDFADNVALSEHKIIANMSSKMGSVADNTSGGSYLYRSSKAALNMVNKSAAHDLARKGITVVALHPGWVRTDMGGPNGELSTEESVTSLKRNLANVTLADSGNLLDIDGSIIPW, encoded by the coding sequence ATGCCCACTATTCTGATCACAGGTGCCAATCGCGGCATCGGTCTGGAATTGACCCGCCAGTACGCCGCCGACGGCTGGAACGTGCTGGCCTGTTGCCGTTCCCCGGAAAATGCCCATGACCTGAACAAGCTGGTGGCGCAATCCGGTGGCAAGGTCAGCATTCACCTACTGGATGTCGCCAGCGATGCCCAACGTGCTTCCTTGGCAGCCCAACTCAAAGACCAGCCCATCGACATTCTGTTCAACAGCGCCGGAGTTTCCGGCAACTGGGGTACGCAAGGTTTCGGGCACTGCCAGACGCAGGAATGGCTGGATGTGCTGCACATTAACGTGATTACCCCAATGCTGATGATGCAGGATTTCGCCGATAACGTGGCGCTGAGTGAACACAAGATCATCGCCAATATGAGCAGCAAGATGGGCAGCGTGGCGGACAATACCTCCGGCGGCAGCTATTTGTACCGCTCCAGCAAAGCCGCGCTCAATATGGTCAACAAAAGTGCGGCGCACGATCTGGCGCGAAAGGGCATTACTGTGGTTGCCTTGCACCCCGGCTGGGTACGCACCGACATGGGCGGGCCGAACGGCGAATTGTCTACGGAAGAATCGGTGACGTCGTTGAAGCGCAATCTGGCGAACGTCACGCTTGCTGATTCAGGCAACTTACTCGACATCGACGGCAGCATTATCCCGTGGTAA
- a CDS encoding class I SAM-dependent rRNA methyltransferase, whose protein sequence is MVSGQVVLKQGRDKNVRSHHPWVFSGAVQHVKGNPQSGETVELRAANGDLLGMGAWSPVSQIQVRLWTFAAALIDRDFFISRIQQALAYRQQLGIPQQNSGYRLINAESDGLPGVVVDVFGEWLVMQCLTTGAEYWKHTLVDALAATIPCRGIYERSDVEVRKKEGLETTSGLLKGEMPPASLDIMEEGRHYRVDVINGHKTGFYLDQRDNRSALQQYAQGKTVLNCFSYTGGFSIAALHGGALQATNIDASQPALDLAAQAAALNGFQPEQMDNICGDVFKLLREYRNEGRQFDIVVLDPPKFAENRKQLDKAARGYKDINLLGFKLLKPGGLLFTFSCSGLMESGLFQKIVADAAVDAECDARILHKLDQATDHPTRLAFPEGYYLKGLVCQK, encoded by the coding sequence GTGGTAAGCGGGCAAGTCGTCCTCAAGCAGGGGCGCGATAAAAATGTCCGCTCCCATCACCCGTGGGTGTTTTCCGGGGCTGTCCAGCACGTCAAAGGCAATCCGCAGTCGGGCGAAACGGTCGAGCTGCGTGCTGCCAACGGCGACTTGCTGGGGATGGGGGCATGGTCACCCGTTTCGCAAATTCAGGTACGCTTGTGGACGTTTGCAGCAGCGCTGATCGACCGCGACTTTTTCATCAGCCGCATTCAGCAAGCCTTGGCATACCGCCAGCAACTCGGCATTCCGCAGCAGAATTCCGGCTACCGGCTGATCAATGCGGAATCTGACGGCCTGCCCGGTGTGGTGGTGGATGTGTTCGGTGAATGGCTGGTGATGCAATGCCTCACCACAGGTGCAGAATACTGGAAACACACTCTGGTGGATGCGCTAGCCGCCACTATTCCTTGTCGGGGTATTTACGAGCGTTCCGATGTGGAAGTGCGCAAAAAAGAGGGGCTGGAAACCACCAGCGGGTTACTCAAGGGTGAAATGCCACCGGCCTCCCTCGATATTATGGAAGAAGGTCGCCATTACCGCGTCGATGTCATTAACGGTCACAAGACTGGCTTTTACCTCGACCAGCGCGACAATCGCAGTGCTTTGCAACAATACGCGCAAGGCAAGACGGTATTGAACTGCTTTTCCTATACCGGCGGTTTCTCGATTGCAGCCTTGCACGGTGGGGCGTTACAGGCCACCAATATTGACGCTTCCCAGCCCGCGCTTGATCTGGCGGCGCAAGCCGCTGCCCTGAACGGTTTTCAGCCGGAACAAATGGATAATATTTGTGGTGATGTGTTCAAACTGCTGCGCGAATACCGTAATGAAGGTCGTCAGTTTGACATCGTGGTGCTCGACCCGCCCAAATTTGCTGAAAACCGCAAGCAACTGGATAAGGCTGCGCGGGGTTACAAAGACATTAACCTGCTGGGTTTCAAGCTGCTCAAACCGGGTGGTTTGCTGTTCACCTTTTCCTGTTCGGGTCTGATGGAAAGCGGGCTGTTCCAGAAAATTGTCGCGGATGCGGCGGTGGATGCCGAGTGTGATGCGCGTATCTTGCACAAGCTGGATCAGGCCACTGACCACCCGACACGGCTAGCGTTTCCCGAAGGCTATTACCTTAAAGGTCTGGTATGTCAGAAGTAG